From Cellulomonas dongxiuzhuiae, the proteins below share one genomic window:
- a CDS encoding COG1470 family protein: MEGSPVRIPIRCTVVAALVALVGGLVAGPAAGSTSDEAAPDAGATVTWTVQPATADGPDGRISLRHVLDPGASVTDHVAITNFSERSATFAVYAGDGVVSDSGHFDLPPGDSSAQDGGAWLTLGDVPGAERVDDGTLRLTLDPGAAVTVPLAITVPADATPGDHPAGVVAELVSGDTVRLAARVGTRLHLRVTGDVVASLAPQDVTTRWEPSWNPFAPGTVHVRYRVANTGDVRLAARAATTLAGPFGAGAAEHAVDVREVLPGQSALVEAELEVWPVVRVAGHVDARPWVVGEDVVDAALRTGSAQVAVWVVPWSQLALLVLVVGGVLGVRWGRRRSARRVQARIDAALAEAGVAREPASTTQP; the protein is encoded by the coding sequence GTGGAGGGCTCACCCGTGCGCATCCCGATCCGTTGCACCGTCGTCGCCGCTCTGGTCGCGCTCGTGGGAGGACTCGTCGCGGGTCCCGCCGCGGGCTCGACGTCCGACGAGGCTGCGCCCGACGCCGGCGCGACCGTGACCTGGACCGTGCAGCCCGCGACCGCCGACGGTCCCGACGGGCGCATCTCGCTGCGGCACGTGCTCGACCCCGGTGCGTCGGTCACCGATCACGTCGCGATCACCAACTTCAGTGAGCGCTCCGCGACCTTCGCCGTGTACGCCGGAGACGGGGTCGTGTCCGACTCGGGTCACTTCGACCTCCCGCCCGGCGACAGCTCTGCGCAGGACGGCGGCGCGTGGCTCACGCTGGGTGACGTCCCCGGCGCCGAGCGCGTCGACGACGGCACCCTGCGCCTCACGCTCGACCCCGGCGCGGCCGTCACCGTCCCGTTGGCGATCACCGTCCCCGCGGACGCGACGCCGGGCGACCACCCCGCGGGCGTCGTCGCCGAGCTCGTCTCCGGCGACACGGTGCGGCTCGCCGCGCGCGTCGGGACGCGCCTGCACCTGCGCGTCACCGGCGACGTCGTGGCGTCGCTCGCACCCCAGGACGTCACGACGCGCTGGGAGCCGTCGTGGAACCCGTTCGCGCCCGGGACCGTCCACGTGCGGTACCGGGTCGCCAACACGGGCGACGTCCGGCTCGCCGCACGGGCCGCGACGACGCTCGCGGGGCCGTTCGGTGCGGGTGCGGCCGAGCACGCCGTCGACGTCCGCGAGGTGCTGCCCGGGCAGTCGGCGCTCGTCGAGGCCGAGCTCGAGGTGTGGCCCGTCGTCCGCGTCGCCGGGCACGTCGACGCCCGGCCCTGGGTGGTCGGCGAGGACGTCGTCGACGCCGCCCTGCGCACGGGGTCGGCCCAGGTCGCCGTGTGGGTGGTGCCGTGGTCGCAGCTCGCGCTGCTGGTCCTCGTCGTGGGCGGTGTGCTCGGGGTCCGCTGGGGGCGCCGCCGGTCGGCCCGACGGGTGCAGGCCCGCATCGACGCGGCGCTGGCCGAGGCGGGGGTGGCACGCGAGCCCGCGTCCACGACGCAACCGTGA
- a CDS encoding alpha/beta hydrolase, whose amino-acid sequence MAPPAAAAEGVAPDPWVSVTPEGYYRFTAPQATVQEIVGGTPQVVELQGNIGPAGTWSDLAMDPSGTDYPTQVGILDPGLYYYQYTATFPDRTKKSFRNPDAPAAISSKPTWSTFFVPGPSVQWMSDVANGGDVAELTYDSPAAGDERTTLVWTPPGYDAERAEAYPVLYLLADDGQSADEWTELGRARQVLDNLAAEGGLASMVVVMAEVGGADPRAELLDGVVAAARDAYHVADDASGQAVAGIGTGAEQALTLLRTDPGVFSEVGAFSVEFSQRPADPNRSEVAAINEGTDRVRIYVGNVLDPSYNKTHDLLRTFERTGVEHEFDGVDPDTGGTWDTWREGLRDFASRVFQDDAGHGPREGHRPLDRKYTAPATGSISTPHVDEDGIVTFETGTQFKDAKDVTVWANWAPNGAWFRVPMTRVGDRWRLQMGPLDGFYYYRYVVDGVDVKDPEDKVNTLTGVSPLFVPGETDRMLGDLPADERGEVSLLTYDSAVAGEERQAYVWTPKGYDANRAEPYPVLYLNHGGGQNYGDWVEVGRAPQILDHYIKDGAIVPMVVVMGNGNSPDFPAELVENLAPAARAEYNIADDAARQAIAGLSMGAMNTLNTWLTRPGQFGWMAAFSGGLFFNTPQFDPALVNAETRMARVYTGDVTDFTYQATMDLLELLETNGIHHEFAGVTQGPHGFDTWSKNLVDLLPRLFRDPANTQGVELRAVVPEGEDGVLALSVADDGSGVTLDGPQNTGTALRFTGQLPTVTVTDSRSVSQAGVTGWAVTGQAYSFESATRLLDGKHLGWTPRLESPRAGLAAGDARATALGGGEGLVVPGRLASATPEGRVGTATIGADLVLDVPVDTTPGEYTGTLSLSLFPVD is encoded by the coding sequence ATGGCACCACCAGCAGCAGCAGCCGAGGGCGTCGCGCCCGACCCGTGGGTGTCGGTGACGCCCGAGGGGTACTACCGGTTCACGGCACCGCAGGCGACGGTCCAGGAGATCGTCGGCGGCACGCCGCAGGTCGTTGAGCTCCAGGGCAACATCGGCCCCGCGGGCACGTGGTCCGACCTGGCCATGGACCCCAGCGGCACGGACTACCCGACGCAGGTCGGGATCCTGGACCCGGGCCTGTACTACTACCAGTACACAGCGACGTTCCCGGACCGCACCAAGAAGTCGTTCCGCAACCCGGACGCACCCGCGGCGATCAGCTCGAAGCCGACCTGGAGCACGTTCTTCGTGCCCGGGCCGTCCGTGCAGTGGATGTCGGACGTCGCCAACGGCGGCGACGTCGCCGAGCTGACGTACGACAGCCCCGCGGCGGGCGACGAGCGGACGACGCTCGTCTGGACGCCCCCCGGCTACGACGCCGAGCGCGCCGAGGCGTACCCCGTGCTGTACCTGCTGGCCGACGACGGCCAGTCGGCCGACGAGTGGACCGAGCTGGGCCGCGCGCGGCAGGTGCTCGACAACCTGGCCGCCGAGGGCGGGCTCGCGTCGATGGTCGTGGTGATGGCCGAGGTCGGCGGCGCCGACCCGCGCGCCGAGCTGCTCGACGGTGTCGTCGCGGCCGCGCGTGACGCGTACCACGTCGCGGACGACGCGTCCGGGCAGGCGGTGGCCGGCATCGGCACCGGCGCCGAGCAGGCGCTGACGCTGCTGCGCACCGACCCGGGTGTCTTCAGCGAGGTCGGCGCGTTCTCGGTCGAGTTCTCCCAGCGCCCCGCCGACCCGAACCGGTCGGAGGTCGCGGCGATCAACGAGGGCACGGACCGCGTGCGCATCTACGTCGGCAACGTGCTCGACCCGTCGTACAACAAGACCCACGACCTGCTGCGCACGTTCGAGCGCACGGGTGTCGAGCACGAGTTCGACGGCGTCGACCCCGACACGGGCGGCACGTGGGACACGTGGCGCGAGGGCCTGCGCGACTTCGCGTCGCGCGTCTTCCAGGACGACGCGGGCCACGGTCCGCGCGAGGGGCACCGCCCGCTCGACAGGAAGTACACGGCGCCGGCGACCGGCTCGATCTCGACGCCGCACGTCGACGAGGACGGCATCGTCACGTTCGAGACCGGCACGCAGTTCAAGGACGCGAAGGACGTCACCGTGTGGGCCAACTGGGCTCCCAACGGTGCGTGGTTCCGTGTCCCGATGACCAGGGTCGGGGACCGCTGGCGCCTGCAGATGGGCCCGCTCGACGGGTTCTACTACTACCGGTACGTGGTCGACGGGGTCGACGTCAAGGACCCCGAGGACAAGGTCAACACCCTCACGGGCGTCAGCCCGCTGTTCGTCCCCGGTGAGACGGACCGCATGCTCGGCGACCTGCCCGCGGACGAGCGCGGCGAGGTCTCCCTGCTGACGTACGACAGCGCGGTCGCCGGCGAGGAGCGCCAGGCGTACGTCTGGACGCCGAAGGGCTACGACGCGAACCGCGCCGAGCCGTACCCCGTGCTGTACCTCAACCACGGCGGTGGACAGAACTACGGCGACTGGGTCGAGGTGGGCCGTGCGCCGCAGATCCTCGACCACTACATCAAGGACGGCGCGATCGTCCCGATGGTCGTCGTGATGGGCAACGGCAACTCGCCGGACTTCCCGGCGGAGCTCGTCGAGAACCTCGCGCCCGCGGCACGGGCCGAGTACAACATCGCCGACGACGCCGCACGGCAGGCGATCGCCGGCCTGTCGATGGGCGCGATGAACACGCTCAACACGTGGCTCACCCGCCCCGGTCAGTTCGGGTGGATGGCCGCGTTCTCGGGCGGGCTGTTCTTCAACACCCCGCAGTTCGACCCCGCGCTCGTCAACGCCGAGACCCGGATGGCGCGCGTGTACACCGGTGACGTCACCGACTTCACCTACCAGGCGACGATGGACCTCCTGGAGCTGCTGGAGACCAACGGCATCCACCACGAGTTCGCCGGCGTCACCCAGGGCCCGCACGGGTTCGACACGTGGTCGAAGAACCTCGTCGACCTGCTGCCGCGCCTGTTCCGCGACCCCGCGAACACGCAGGGTGTCGAGCTGCGGGCCGTCGTGCCCGAGGGCGAGGACGGCGTCCTGGCGCTGTCGGTCGCGGACGACGGCTCGGGCGTCACGCTCGACGGGCCGCAGAACACCGGCACCGCGCTGCGGTTCACCGGTCAGCTGCCCACCGTGACGGTCACCGACTCGCGCTCGGTGTCCCAGGCCGGGGTCACCGGCTGGGCCGTCACGGGTCAGGCGTACTCGTTCGAGTCCGCCACACGCCTGCTCGACGGGAAGCACCTGGGGTGGACCCCGCGCCTCGAGAGCCCGCGCGCGGGCCTCGCCGCGGGCGACGCCCGGGCCACGGCGCTCGGCGGCGGGGAGGGCCTGGTCGTCCCGGGTCGCCTCGCGTCGGCGACGCCCGAGGGCCGGGTCGGCACGGCGACGATCGGCGCGGACCTCGTGCTCGACGTGCCGGTCGACACGACGCCCGGCGAGTACACGGGCACGCTCAGCCTGTCGCTGTTCCCCGTCGACTGA
- a CDS encoding sigma-54-dependent transcriptional regulator, producing the protein MAWFRVAAPCDAATRARLTAAGLRDADAADADGRGVAPDEPGVVLLTDPHAAPDPARLAERPGRVLVALAPGVDVDPWSLLACGAADVVHLTGGDLRPVLDRLSRWQDVDELVRAEARRAGAIGTSSAWRLFLRDLVEVARWSTAPVLLLGETGAGKELAAHIVHRVDLRRRERELVLLDCTTVVPTLSGSEFFGHEKGAFTGAATAHEGAFARADGGTLFLDEVGELPAALQAALLRVVQEGTYQTVGGTRRRRTDFRLVAATHRDLRTEGFRADLYHRLAATTLRVPPLRERRDDVLPLFRHFLAEQRLGGDVAAARHRPSVEARGRAADAPEVSREVADALRGHDWPGNVRELRQLAARVAARHVGDGPVTPGDLPPEDRPVRAVTAPTVTAPTVTAPHPSSLTAGSPWESGLESAVRGALSAGVGLQELKARTADVATRVALDVGGGTVAAARLLGVSRRALGYRTAAQARPQPTDPSSDASS; encoded by the coding sequence ATGGCGTGGTTCCGCGTCGCAGCGCCCTGCGACGCGGCGACCCGTGCGCGGCTGACCGCAGCCGGCCTGCGCGACGCGGACGCGGCGGACGCCGACGGGCGAGGCGTCGCGCCCGACGAGCCCGGCGTCGTGCTGCTGACCGACCCGCACGCGGCACCCGACCCCGCGCGGCTCGCCGAGCGCCCCGGCCGGGTCCTCGTGGCCCTCGCGCCCGGCGTCGACGTCGACCCGTGGTCGCTGCTCGCGTGCGGCGCGGCGGACGTCGTGCACCTCACGGGCGGCGACCTGCGTCCCGTGCTCGACCGGCTGAGCCGGTGGCAGGACGTCGACGAGCTCGTCCGTGCGGAGGCCCGGCGGGCCGGTGCGATCGGCACGTCGTCGGCCTGGCGGCTGTTCCTGCGGGACCTCGTCGAGGTGGCGCGCTGGTCGACGGCACCCGTGCTGCTGCTGGGGGAGACGGGCGCCGGCAAGGAGCTCGCCGCGCATATCGTGCACCGCGTGGACCTGCGACGACGCGAGCGCGAGCTCGTCCTGCTGGACTGCACGACCGTCGTGCCGACGCTCTCGGGCAGCGAGTTCTTCGGTCACGAGAAGGGCGCCTTCACGGGTGCGGCGACCGCCCACGAGGGCGCGTTCGCGCGCGCCGACGGCGGCACGCTCTTCCTCGACGAGGTCGGTGAGCTGCCCGCGGCGCTGCAGGCCGCGCTGCTGCGCGTCGTGCAGGAGGGGACCTACCAGACGGTCGGTGGCACGCGGCGCCGCCGCACGGACTTCCGGCTCGTCGCCGCGACCCACCGCGACCTGCGGACCGAGGGGTTCCGCGCGGACCTGTACCACCGGCTGGCGGCCACGACGCTCCGGGTCCCGCCGCTGCGCGAGCGCCGCGACGACGTGCTGCCGCTGTTCCGGCACTTCCTCGCCGAGCAGCGGCTCGGCGGTGACGTCGCAGCGGCGCGCCACCGGCCGTCGGTCGAGGCCCGGGGCAGAGCCGCCGACGCCCCCGAGGTGTCCCGCGAGGTCGCGGACGCGCTGCGCGGCCACGACTGGCCCGGCAACGTGCGCGAGCTGCGGCAGCTCGCGGCACGGGTGGCCGCGCGGCACGTCGGCGACGGCCCCGTGACACCGGGCGACCTGCCCCCGGAGGACCGTCCCGTCCGGGCCGTCACCGCGCCGACCGTCACCGCGCCGACCGTCACCGCGCCGCACCCGTCGTCCCTCACCGCTGGGAGCCCGTGGGAGTCCGGGCTCGAGAGCGCGGTGCGGGGAGCGCTGAGCGCGGGGGTCGGCCTGCAGGAGCTCAAGGCCCGCACGGCGGACGTCGCCACGCGCGTCGCCCTCGACGTGGGCGGCGGCACGGTCGCCGCCGCCCGGCTGCTCGGCGTGAGCCGGCGCGCGCTCGGCTACCGCACGGCGGCGCAGGCCCGTCCTCAGCCCACGGACCCCAGCTCGGACGCGAGCTCGTAG
- a CDS encoding amidohydrolase family protein, whose amino-acid sequence MIVDAHCHAGLGDVMPDPLGDERPDAALHRYAARARRAGIDHTLLMAPPSDDYPAANRRVARIVAADPRRWTGVVFVGTRADAGRIGAMVTTAVDAWRFRAVKVHWRDGPMTDEVARVADARALPVVHDPGGDVDQVAHFATRWPDVAWVIPHLSSFADDWRAQTRFADLLVRLPNVHTDTSGVRYVDVLLDAVRRAGAHKVLLGTDGPYLHPAAELAKVRALPLAREDLALVLAGNVRRLVAAVRRTPATTPLPV is encoded by the coding sequence ATGATCGTCGACGCCCACTGCCACGCGGGCCTGGGCGACGTCATGCCCGACCCGCTGGGCGACGAGCGCCCCGACGCCGCGCTGCACCGGTACGCCGCCCGCGCCCGGCGCGCCGGCATCGACCACACGCTGCTCATGGCCCCGCCGTCGGACGACTACCCCGCCGCCAACCGGCGGGTCGCCCGCATCGTGGCCGCCGACCCGCGCCGGTGGACGGGTGTCGTGTTCGTCGGCACGCGCGCCGACGCGGGCCGCATCGGGGCCATGGTCACCACGGCCGTCGACGCGTGGCGGTTCCGCGCGGTCAAGGTGCACTGGCGCGACGGCCCGATGACCGACGAGGTCGCGCGGGTCGCCGACGCCCGCGCGCTGCCCGTCGTGCACGACCCCGGCGGTGACGTCGACCAGGTCGCGCACTTCGCCACCCGCTGGCCCGACGTCGCGTGGGTGATCCCCCACCTGTCGTCGTTCGCCGACGACTGGCGCGCGCAGACCCGGTTCGCCGACCTGCTCGTGCGGCTGCCCAACGTCCACACCGACACGTCCGGCGTCCGCTACGTCGACGTGCTGCTCGACGCCGTCCGGCGGGCGGGCGCCCACAAGGTCCTGCTCGGGACCGACGGGCCCTACCTGCACCCGGCGGCCGAGCTCGCGAAGGTCCGCGCGCTGCCGCTCGCGCGCGAGGACCTCGCCCTCGTCCTGGCGGGCAACGTCCGCCGGCTCGTCGCCGCCGTCCGCCGGACGCCGGCCACCACCCCCCTCCCGGTGTGA
- a CDS encoding aminotransferase class I/II-fold pyridoxal phosphate-dependent enzyme, with product MLDLTSSLFLGLHHAAGGPGGWPSLTTGRAAALDEPAAARRVAARVAARLGAPAGVVHRSALHALVDVVDVLAPSAVLVDVAAYPLVRLAAGATAPVVRTFGHHDVDDVARLLAGEPAGRGTGRGARIGWGARTGRRPVVVTDGWCAACNRPAPLAALERVVRAAGGTLVVDDTQAFGVLGPGGSGTWRWAGGRPVGAVQVVSLAKGLGAPLTVTTGPRDVVARLAVHGTRWHASPPTAADLRAADRATDPAGGPALARRRRRLWWLVRALRAGLLRWGLAVVGRPFPVVHVRVPDPAQVARALRGRGVRALVLAPACLPEPVLTFVVTAEHAPADVERALAAVRDAVRGIERVPPATGVPR from the coding sequence GTGCTCGACCTGACGTCCTCGCTGTTCCTCGGCCTGCACCACGCGGCAGGCGGCCCCGGCGGGTGGCCGTCCCTGACGACGGGCCGTGCGGCGGCGCTCGACGAGCCGGCGGCCGCCCGCCGGGTCGCCGCACGCGTCGCGGCCCGGCTCGGGGCTCCCGCCGGCGTCGTGCACCGCTCGGCGCTGCACGCGCTCGTCGACGTCGTGGACGTGCTCGCGCCGTCGGCCGTGCTGGTCGACGTGGCGGCGTACCCGCTGGTCAGGCTGGCGGCAGGTGCGACGGCGCCGGTGGTCCGCACGTTCGGGCACCACGACGTCGACGACGTCGCGCGGCTGCTCGCCGGCGAGCCCGCGGGGCGCGGGACCGGGCGGGGCGCGCGCATCGGGTGGGGCGCGCGCACCGGGCGGCGGCCTGTCGTCGTCACGGACGGCTGGTGCGCCGCGTGCAACCGGCCCGCGCCGCTCGCGGCGCTCGAGCGCGTCGTGCGCGCGGCGGGCGGCACGCTCGTCGTCGACGACACGCAGGCGTTCGGCGTCCTGGGCCCCGGCGGGTCGGGCACGTGGCGCTGGGCCGGTGGGCGGCCCGTCGGCGCCGTCCAGGTCGTGTCGCTGGCCAAGGGCCTCGGGGCGCCCCTGACGGTGACGACCGGGCCGCGGGACGTCGTCGCGCGCCTCGCGGTGCACGGCACGCGCTGGCACGCGAGCCCGCCGACCGCCGCGGACCTGCGGGCCGCGGACCGCGCGACCGACCCCGCGGGCGGCCCGGCGCTGGCGCGGCGCCGGCGCCGCCTGTGGTGGCTGGTCCGGGCGCTGCGCGCGGGTCTGTTGCGGTGGGGGCTCGCGGTCGTGGGGCGCCCGTTCCCCGTCGTCCACGTGCGCGTCCCCGACCCGGCACAGGTCGCACGCGCGCTGCGCGGGCGCGGCGTCCGGGCCCTCGTGCTGGCCCCGGCGTGCCTGCCGGAGCCCGTCCTGACGTTCGTCGTCACCGCGGAGCACGCACCGGCCGACGTCGAGCGCGCGCTGGCCGCCGTCCGGGACGCCGTGCGGGGCATCGAGCGCGTGCCCCCCGCCACGGGGGTCCCGCGATGA